TCAGTTTCTTCGTCATGGTGTTCATGCGTTTTCCCATCGCGTATGCCGTAGGACTCTCTTCAGTCCTCTGCATGTTGACGTTGGGACAGAACCTCAATGACGTCTGTCGTCTGATGGTCAAGGGGATCAGCTCCTTCTCCCTGATGGCTGTTCCGTTCTTCATCACCATGGGTGTGCTGATGGGTTCCGGCGGCATCTCGAAGAAGCTCATCGCACTGGCCAACGCCTGTGTCGGCTGGATGCGTGGAGGATTGGCCCAGGTGAACATCGTCGCCTCCTACTTTTTCGGAGGAATCTCCGGTTCCGCCGCCGCGGACACCGCATCGCTGGGAACCATTTTGATCCCGATGATGGTCGACCAAGGCTACGACGCCGACTTCTCCACCGCTGTCACCATCACCTCATCCTGCGAAGGACTGCTGGTCCCTCCCAGCCACAACATGGTCATCTACGCAACCACCGCCGGTGGAATTTCCGTCGGCAGCCTGTTTTTGGCAGGATACCTGCCCGGCGCGCTCCTTGCCGTCTCACTGATGATCGGCTCGTACATCATCTCCGTCAAACGGCACTACCCCAAAGGGAAACCGTTCAGCATCACCTACTTCTTCAAGCAGTTGCTTGATTCGATCTGGGCGCTCGCCGCGGTGATCATCGTCGTGGTCGGGGTTGTTTTCGGGGTGTTCACCGCCACGGAATCAGCCGCCATCGCCGTCATCTACTCGTTGATCGTCTCGGTGTTCATCTACAAAGGGCTTGATTGGAAGGGCGTCTGGCATGCGTTGGAGGACTGCGTCAACACGCTCTCCATCGTCCTGATTCTGATCGCCACCTCCGCCGTATTCGGCAACTGCCTGACGATCCTGCACATCCCTGATCTTGCCGCCAAAGCGATTGTATCGCTCACCAGCAACCGGATCGTGCTGATCCTGCTGCTCAACCTGATCCTCCTGGTGCTGGGATGCATCATGGATATGGCGCCGATCATTTTGATCGCCACCCCGATCCTGCTGCCCATCGCTACGAAGATCTGCGGGCTGGATCCCATCCAGTTCGGTGTCATGATGATTCTGAACTGCGGTATCGGCCTGCTCACTCCACCGGTTGGAGCCGTTCTGTTCATCGGTTCCGCCGTCGGCAAGACCCCGATGGAAAAGGTAGTCAAGGCAACCCTGCCGTTCTACCTCTGCATGATCATCACGTTGCTGCTGATCTCGTACATTCCGTCGATCAGCATGCTGTTGCCCAATCTGGTCAATGGCTGACACATTTCCTCTAGTGGGATGATGGCGCCGGGTTCCGGCGCCATTTCTTTTGTCCTTAGCGCGTCTTCTCCCGTGACACTTTGATCACCGAGAGGGCAAGGAACACCACACAGAAACAGCCGAGGATGATCAGGCTTTCGCCCGCTCCCGTCACGTGGCCATCGAAGCGGTACACCACCCCCATGTACTCCTTGAAGGAGAGGGCCGCATCCTCTGGGGCGCCAGCAAACGAAGCGGCCATCGGATCCTTCAGCATCACCTGACGGAACAGGGCCGCCGAATGGGATGGCGGGAACAGCTTGACCACCCACTGGATCCCGGGAGGAAGCTGTCCCGATGGGCAGATAGATTCCGGTGAGGAATCCGATCAACGTCCCGATGATGGAACTGGCCGTGGAGAACGCGTTGGGGCTGGAGAAACAGGAAACCAGAAAAAACAGGAACACCGTATTGGACAGGGTGGAAAACAGGATCAACCCCAGCGTTTGGACGAGCGCCACCCCAGAGAGAAAAGCCCCGCCCCGGAGGACGATGTACAGCTCGGCAAGCACCAGCGTGGCGAGACTCATGATCACCCCGATGACGAACGAACTGATCACGTATCCCCCGACGATGCTGCTCCGTTTCAGCGGGGAAAAGATGATGTCCTTCTCAATCTTCTTCGCTTTATCCTCCACCATGGTGTCGAAGGCACCCATCGTCGTGGTGATGGACGCCACGGACAAGAGCCCCGCCATGATCCAGGTATCCATCAACGTGCGGACATGGGGGATATCCGCCATGTTCCCCACCCAGGCGTCCCCCAAAAACAGCACGTACAGCCCGATGACGATCAAGACAGCCAACAGGGAGAAAAACACCGTGGCCCTGTCACGGAAAAACACCAGCAGATTCCT
The window above is part of the Sphaerochaeta sp. genome. Proteins encoded here:
- a CDS encoding TRAP transporter large permease, which gives rise to MAGNTLATTVLLVSFFVMVFMRFPIAYAVGLSSVLCMLTLGQNLNDVCRLMVKGISSFSLMAVPFFITMGVLMGSGGISKKLIALANACVGWMRGGLAQVNIVASYFFGGISGSAAADTASLGTILIPMMVDQGYDADFSTAVTITSSCEGLLVPPSHNMVIYATTAGGISVGSLFLAGYLPGALLAVSLMIGSYIISVKRHYPKGKPFSITYFFKQLLDSIWALAAVIIVVVGVVFGVFTATESAAIAVIYSLIVSVFIYKGLDWKGVWHALEDCVNTLSIVLILIATSAVFGNCLTILHIPDLAAKAIVSLTSNRIVLILLLNLILLVLGCIMDMAPIILIATPILLPIATKICGLDPIQFGVMMILNCGIGLLTPPVGAVLFIGSAVGKTPMEKVVKATLPFYLCMIITLLLISYIPSISMLLPNLVNG
- a CDS encoding ABC transporter permease → MNGLVHRNLLVFFRDRATVFFSLLAVLIVIGLYVLFLGDAWVGNMADIPHVRTLMDTWIMAGLLSVASITTTMGAFDTMVEDKAKKIEKDIIFSPLKRSSIVGGYVISSFVIGVIMSLATLVLAELYIVLRGGAFLSGVALVQTLGLILFSTLSNTVFLFFLVSCFSSPNAFSTASSIIGTLIGFLTGIYLPIGTASSRDPVGGQAVPAIPFGGPVPSGDAEGSDGRFVCWRPRGCGPLLQGVHGGGVPLRWPRDGSGRKPDHPRLFLCGVPCPLGDQSVTGEDALRTKEMAPEPGAIIPLEEMCQPLTRLGNSMLIDGMYEISSNVMIMQR